TAGCGCACACAATGTCCTTTGTCTATCACCATTCCATCTGATGGCCTGGTGAAGGGCAGGGGGGGACCACGGCGAATCGAGGACGCTCGGGTGGTCGGCGTGGGCAGCCCGGCGCGGCGGTCATCCCACTTCGCCGGCGGCCTTCGTCCGCCGCTGTTTGGGCTTATCCTCGTCCACCGCCGGGACTTCCTCCGGCTCGGCACCGGCGAGGCAGTCCGCCAGCCGGCGCCGCCAGTGGGGCGGGTCGGACTCGATCTCCGACATCAGTCGGCACGACACCGGACTCGGCGGCCGCAGGCCCTGCTCCCACGACCGCACGGTCGACCGGTCCACCCCGAGGAACGCCGCGAAAGCGGCCTGACTTAGCGACATCAACCCGCGCACGCGTCGCACGTCCGCGCCGCGGTACTCCGGCGGCGGGGCGATCCGGTACGTCCGCACCGTGAAGCGCCGCCCAAGGGGCTCGCCGGCCTCCAGCGCCTCGGCCAGCTCGCGCAAGCCGTCGATGATCTCCTGCCCCTTGGCCCGGGCCGTGTCTCGGGCGCGCCGGTCGGTCTCTCGGGTCATCGGACCTCTCCTTTGAGCTGCTCGTCGATCGCCCGCAGCGCGGACGCGATGGCCTTCCGCTGGGCCGCCGTCAGGTCGGCACGCTCCCCCTTGCCGTAGACCATTGCCAGGACCACGACGCCGTGCCCCAGAAAGCCGGCGTAGCAGACGCGGTACGAGCCGCTCTTGCCCCGTCCGGCGCCGGGCCGGGCGAACCGGATCTTCCGCAGGCCGCCGGTCCCCGCGACGACCGGGTACCGGCCCGGCCCCCGGAGGATCAGGGATTGGAGGGCTGTCAGGTCGGCGTCGCCCAGCTCGAGGGCCGACCAAGCCCGGGTGAAGCCGGGTAGCTCGAGGAACGTCGGCCACCGGGCCGGGTCGAATTCGTTCATGGACCCGAGTCCTCCCGGCCCACGCAAAGTATACGACCGGGTCGTACAGATCGCCAGGGCCGGGACGCCGCCGATCGGGCCGGGTAGGGGGGTCAGATCGGGACGTCGTGCGAGGCCCCCTCCTTTGCACTCCGTCGTTGCTTGTCGTAGATCTGCGTGGTGGTCACGTGCCGGTGCCCGAGCAGCTCCTTGACCTTGATGATGTCTGTCCCCGCGTCCAGGAGCAGGGTGGCCGTCGTCGCCCGGATGGAGTGGGGCCGTGTAGATGCACCGCTTGACCTTCGTCGCCGTCCCCTCCTCGTCGACGCTCTCTTCCTCTCGCATCGCCCCGGGCAGCCGGGACAGGTAGCCCTGGAGCAGGGTGTACATCGTCACCGGCGAGATCGGCATGTTGCTCAGCTCCTCGAGCCGCCAGTGGCGGCGGGCCCGGAACAGCGGCCCCTTGGTCTGCTTCGCCCTGTCGATGTACTCGGCGATCGCCTGGGCTGCGGCGAAGTGCAGGCCGATCTTCCGCCGCCGGTCGCCCTTCTCGTGCAGGGCGATCGTCGCCTCGTCGCCGTCCTGGTGGAAGTCGCTGACCTTCAGCCGGCAGCCGGTGCCGATGCGGGCCCCGGAGTAGAGGAAGAACTTCAGGATCGCCCGGTCGCGGTAGTCAAGCACCGAGTCGCCGACGGGCAGGCCGATGAGCTGCCGGGCCCTCGTAGCCGAGAGGGCCCGGCGCTCTTCGCGCGGATCGGTGGAGCTGCGGGCGATGAACTGGGCGTGGGCCGGGTTCGGCACGGTGATCGGGAGCCTGAGTTCCGAGGCGGCGCCCTGGAGGTACTTGTACAAGCTCGAGAGCGAGGCGATGCGGCGGTTGATGGTCTTGGGCGCCAGGTCCTCTGGGACAATCAGATCCCGGAAGGCCAGCACGTCGGCCACGGCGACGGCCAGGAGCCGCGTGGCGTCGCCAGGCCAGTCGATCCCCATGAGCTCGCAGAAGGCCATGACGTCCTGGCGGTAGGCCCGCTGCGTGTGCCGGGACGATCGGCGGGTGACCCAGCGCTCGAAGATCTCGGCATCTGCGTTGTAGAAGCCCTGGACCTGGGCCGCGACCGTCGGCGTCGCGCGGCCGAGGAGGACCGGCGGCAGCTCGGGCCGGCCGTCCTCGCCGATGACCACCAGCTCCGCCTAGTGCTCGTCGTCCATGACGCCCCCCGACTTCAATGAAAAGGTACCTCCCCCTGCCCTCTATCGGCCGGGACCTTGGCCGAAGATAACCGGTCTTATCTTCGGCCAACAAGTGCCGAAATGCAGGGCAGGGGCCATGCCAGCAATGACTCGCGACCCGCCCTCCAATGCCTTGTTTGATGAAGCTCACTTTGATGTAGGCAGCCTCGCCTCCAGACGACTGCGGCGCACCGCGAACGCCGACCACGCGACCGACGCCCGCGGCCATCGCCTCCACTTGGCGGGATTCGGTCGAGCTAGGTCATGGTCCCCTCCATCGGCCCACCTCCAAAGTGAAGATCGCCCCGGGCTTTTGCACCTTCGGACCCTTGGCCTTACCCAACGCGTACACGAGCGCTTCCGGCTCCACTCGCCCCTCGAATGCACGACGGCAGATCGCGTGCAGTCCACGCCACGAACGCTCGTCTCCCAGCTCCGACGCCAGCGCCTGCGCCGCCTGGCTCACGTAGCTCGGGTCCTCACGGATCCGCCCCAGCAGCTCGGCCGTCGTGGCCGGCGGCCGGGTCGCCCCCGCTGCCTCCCGACGTGCCCGGGCCGCCTTGCGCCGGGCCAGCTCCCCGACCAGCACCGGGTCGCCGCCGGCGGCCAGGGCCTCCAGCGCCTCGGTTGTCAGCACCGGCCGCGAGCGAGCAGATGCGGGCGATGCCGTGGGGACCTGAGGCGGCTCGAGTGTCGAAGGCGGGGGCATCGACGGCGTCGGGGTCGGCATCTCGACCCCGAGCCTGGCGAACGCCCGCGCCATCGCCTCACCGGGCCGCCCGGCGGCTCTCACCGCGTCCGACACGGGGGCGGGTCGTGCTCGGACCGGCACGGAGGTCGCGTACCGGCCCTCCCCGGAGGCCTCCAAGGCCTCCAGGGCGGTGGCCGCAAGGGCCGGGGATCGGGTGCCGGCGGCGGTGGTCATTGGGGTCGGCTCGGGTCGCCGTCGTCCTCGTCGATCGGGATCCGGCCTCTCGAAGTTCTCTCGGCCTTCAACGACTACGACTTCTTGAGTGCGCGCCGGCGCACGTCGATGCACACGACCATTGGGCGCCGGCGCCCGGTCGGGTTGGGCGCCGGCGCCCGGCTCGACGAAGAGCAGGTCGATGAAGCGGCGACGGAGGACGCGGCTGTTTTCGAGTCGGCGCGTGGTTCTCTGGCGGCGAATCAAGCCGGCCTGTCCGAGGCATCGGAGGCCACGGCGGACCTGGTGGATGGAGAGGCCGGTCCGGCGCGACAGCTCCTCGTCCGAGGGCCAGCAGAAGCGGCGGGAGCGGCAGTAGAAGAACCTGAACTTCTCCAGCAGGAGCAGGGCGCCGGCCGGCAGGCCGAGGGAGGAGAGGTCTTCGGGGAGCGGCCCGAAGGGTGGCAGGACGTCGGCATCGTTCATGGCCGCACCTCCGCGTCGGTGCGTCGGCGTCGGGCCTCGAATTCGGGCGCGGAGCCGGCCAGGATATGGCGCAATGCGGCGACGCGTCGTCGTCGTTCGTCGGGCGGCAGCGGCCCGGCGGTTCGGCCGTTGTCCTGGGGGGTGGAGGTCGGTTTTTCAGGGACGGACGGGGATTGCCCCTTGCGGCGGGATGGCAACCGGATAAAATGTGCGCGCACAGTGAGCCTCCGCAGCGGCGGGGACTGCTTGCACGAATGGCCTTCAGGAGATGGACTTCGGAAGGACTCAGGCGTGCATCGCGGACCTCCGCTGGTGCTGGTGGACATCGCCTCGGCCGACGAGATTGGCGTCCTGGCGGCCTTGGCAAGCGATCGAAACAAACGGCGGGCTCGGTGGTGCTGCAAACACCTCCGAGCCCGCTTGTTTTACCGCGCCGGGGCCGGCTTCTCAATGACGGATCGGCTGATGTCTGCCGGTCCGGGGTGATCGGGGAGCGGGCCAGAGACCGGGCAGCGGGTCGGTGAAGCCGCCCGTCGCCGGATCTCCACGCCGCTGATGCCCCGCCTCGGCGATCCGGGCCGGTTCGGGCCGCGTTCTAGGCCATGCCGCGGGGACCGGGGCGATCACCGTCGGGCGGCGAGTCTCGACCGGACACGGGCTCCGGATTAGGATCCGGGCAAACCGCTCCGACCCGAGCCCTCCCGCATGAGCGCCGCCTCGCCGTCCCCTCCTGCCGATGCCCGCGGTCGTCGATTCCGGCCGATCTCGGCCGACGTGTGCGCCCGAATGGTCGCCGCCGGCGTCCTTGACGATGTCCAGCACGTCGAACTCTGGGATGGCCGCCTCGTGCGGCAGACCGTCAAGTTGCCGTTCCACTGCGCCTTCCTCAGCAACTTGATCGCTGAGTTGCATCGCGTCGTGCCCGCCGGCTGGAACGACGGGCCGGGCAGCCCGCTGGCGTTGGGGCCGTGGCACCAGCCGGACGTGGGCCTGGCGCTGATCCGCGGCGGGCCCCGCGACCACCCCGACCGGCACCCGACGGGAGCCGAGGTCGGACTAGTGGTAGAATTCCTCAACCCCAGCCCGGACGACGGCCTCGGGCCGGTGGTCGCCGCCTTCGCCGGCGGCGGCGTGCCGGCGCTCTGAGCCGTCGACCTCCGCAGCGGGAAGATCGAGGCCCACGCCGAGCCGGTCGGCGACGAGACGCCGGGGTACCGAGGGGTGCGGCCCTACGGGCTCGGCGAGCGGATCCCGCTGGTGCTCGACGGCCGGGCGGTCGCCGAACTGGACGTCGCCGGGCTGTTGCTGGCGGGTCCATCGGGTTGAGCCGGAGTCGCCTCGTCCAGACGAGTACTCCCTGCCACGGAGGTATACCGCAAATGTCAGGGCGGCCGGACGGGCCGGATGTCGCGTTGAGTGCTGCCGAGCCGATCGCTAAGATGCCAGGCACTTCGACGATCGGGCACTGGGCCAGCCCGGCGTGCCTCGCGGCCAGGCCGGGGCGTGATGCGGGCCCGCAGGAATCCAAGCCAAGGCGGCGTTGACGATGACCTGGGAGGAGCACTTCAGCTCTGGAGAGATGCCATTCGGGCACGCCGCAATGCCGAGGCGTTCGAGCGACTCCAGGCGGCACGCAAGCGCGTCGCCAGGAATACCGACGACGACTGGGAGTGGCTCGCCGCCGCCCTAGCCGACCCGGAGAAGAAGTGGTTCGTGGCCCACGTCTTCGGGCGCCAGCCCGTGCCGCGGCGGCTCTTCGGGAGCATGATGCGGGCCGCGGTCATCGACGTGGACCCGAGCACGAACCGCTGGCTCCTAGAGCCGTGCCTTGAGACGTTCGGTCGCGCCGCCGTCATCGAGGAACTCGGGTGGCTGAAGCAGTCGGGCGAAGTCCCAGGGCAGCGGATCGAGTGGGCGCTCTACTGGTGCACCAGAGAGGTTGAGCGTCTTCGGGGCACGTCGCGGTCCTGACAAGTAGCGTCTACTTCAGGTGGCAAGGGTGGTCGACCCGGCGCCTCCGGTGACCGATGCGGGGTCCGCGGACGACACCCTCTTTGTCATGGTCCGGGGCCGTGAAGCGGGGCCGTCGCTGCCCTCGCCTGCGGGACGGCGACCGGCCCCGGTGGGCCGCTCAGACCTCCAGGCGATAGACCCGCAGGGCGTTGTCGTGGAACAGCGCCCGGCGTTCCGCCTCGCCCCGGCCGTCGACGATCGCCCGCAGCGCCTCGACCCACTGTCTCAGGGTCGCCGCCCGCGTGCAGACCGGCCAGTCGCCGCCGAAGACGACCCGGTCGGGGCCGAAGCGCACCAGCACGTGGTCGACGACCGGCGTCAGGTCCTCGGCCCGCCAGCCGGGTGCGGCCGAGGCGACGATGCCCGAGACCTTGCAGGCCAGGTTCGGCCGCTCCGCGATCCGGGAGAGGTCCTCCCGCCAGGCCGACAGGTCGGCCGCCTGCACGCTGGGGTTGCCGCAGTGGTCGAGGATGAACGACGTGCCGGGGCAGGCGTCGACCAGGCGAGCCGCGTCTCGCAATTCGCCGGGGCGCATGCAGAGGTCGAAGCTCAGCCCCCGCTCGCCCAGCAGGCGAATGCCCCGGACGAACTCGGGAGCGGTGCAGGTGCCCGGGGGCGTGGCGGGGCCGTGGAGGACCTGGCGGACGCCCTTGACCTCCGGGCGGTCGCGGAAGCGGTCGAGGTAGGCGGGGAAGCCCTCGTCGGCGGGCCGCCCGCCGACGACGGCGGCGACCAGGGGCCCGACGCGGCGGCGGCAGAGGTCGATGACGTACTCGGCCTCGGCCACGTGCCGGGCCGGGTCGATGTCGACCTCCATGTAGACTGCCCGAGCGACGCCCAGCCCCTGGGCCGCCGTGGCATAGTCCTCCGGGAGGTGGTCGCGGTCCAGGGGTGAGCCGGGCTCGATCCAGGGGAGGCGGAGGCGGTGGAGGTCCCAGAGGTGGACGTGGGTGTCGATGAGGGGCATCGCGCCGTCGTCCTCGGCGAGGGGGCCGGAGTCGGCGGCGTCGACGCGCCGCCCGGCCCGGGTGCCGGCGGCGGCGAGGGCCGCCATGCCGTGGAGGAACCGGCGTCGGTCGTCCATCGTCGTCGCTCCGGGGAGATGCCGGTCGGAGGGGGCCGGAAGGGGCGACACCCGCCGCCGCCGACTCCGGCCCCCTCGGCCCCATCCTACCGGCGCGGCGCGCGTCCTGGACCCCGGCCGACCCCGCCGGCGGCCGGAGGGCGGCCGGCCCGTGTCGGCGCGCTGCGGGCGTCGCGGGCGATCGGCCGGGCCAGGCCGGGGCCATCGTCGATGCGGAGCCGGGCGAGGGTGCGGCAGAGGGCGACGCAGAGGCGGTCGGAGTGTGCGGCCAGGCGGTCGATGCGGTCGCGGTGCGGGTGGTCGTGGAGGCGTCGGACGGCGTCCTCGGCGCGGCGTTGGCGGTGGGCGAGGCGTCGGGCCTCGGCCCGGAGGTCGGTCGGAGCGGCCGGCGGATGGTCGTCGGGTCGGGTACAGCCGGGCCGGGCATCGGAAGCGGTCGGGGGCATGGGAAGGCCCTCGGACGGGGGAGGAGGCCCGCGACGGGTGCGGTGCCGGGGACGGGAACCGTCCGGGGAGCAAGGCGCGTGCCCGGGCCAAGGGCGGGCGGCGGCACGACGGCAGACGCCGCGGATTTGCCACGAATTTCCGGCCCTGGTAACTGAAGCCGCCGGGTGCGGCCGTCCGATGGGCCGCGTCGCGAGTAGGAATGACCATGATGGGGTCCCAGTCAGGACCTGCATCGTCGCGGTCGAGGGCGTGCCGGCGGCGGGTCGGCCGACGGCGTCGGAGTGGCGGGAGGCGGTCCGGCTGTGACGATTGTGCGTATTATCAATCGTCCGATAATGGGATTTATGTAACCATCGGCGTACGCTGATGAAAACCCGGCCCCCGGACCGCTTCCTGATCGGGCCCCCTGCCCCGTCCCGGGCCCGGGACGCCCCCGGCTTCAGGTCGCCATGGCACCCCGCTCAGGGGACGCCCAGCTCGGCGACCTGTCGGCCGGCGAGCACCAGCGGGATCACGTCGTCGCGCTCGTAGCGATCGACCTGCCGGTCGTGCTCGACCAGTGTCCTGGCCACCCAGGCGCCGCCGGCGATGGCCAGGGCGCCGAAGACGGTGATCAGCACGCAGATCGTGTAGCCGATCCCCCGGACGGTGCCGCGGAAGTCGGCGCGGAGGCGGTCGAGCTTCCCCTCGACCGCCTCCAGGCGGCGGTTGGAGTCGGCCACGCCGCGCTTCAGCTCGGCGATGTCCTGGGCGGCCTCGCGGCCCCAGATGGTCGTCGGCTCGGCCATCAGTGCGTCTCCTCGGGGGTAGGCCGTAGGTCAGGCAGGCCGTTGGGCCAGGTCCTCGCGGGCCCAGCGCTCGATGTTTGCCGTCCAGGCGAGGTCCCCCAGCTCCTCGGCCCGGGCGATCAGGGGAATGACATCGTCGGCCCGCACCCGGGGGACGGCGCCCGAGTGCTCCTGCTCGGCGTAGCGGCCGTTGGGGCCCAGCCGGAGGATGCGCAGCCGCTGGCCGTCGCAGCGCCACAGCTCGAGCACGCCCAGGCCGGCGTAGATCGCCTCGACGGGGACCCCAGGGCGGCTGATCTCGACCTCGATGGCCAGGTCCGGCGGCGGGGACGCGGCCAGGTCCAGCTCCCTGGCCGAGCGGGCCGGGGAGTGGGCGAGGTTAGCGATGTAGAAGCAGGCGTCGGCCTCCTTGCTGGGGGGCCGGCCCGGCCGGGTCATGGTCACGCGGCCCAGGCCGCGGTGCTCGACGCCCAACGCCGTGAGGGCGATCCGGACCAGCAGGCCGAGCAGCTCGGCCAGGTCCTCATGGCGGATCGAGGGGCTCATCAGCTCCAGGTCCTCGCCGAACCAGGCGATCCGGGGGTTGGGGTTCTCGCCGCGGACGGCGACGAGGTGGTCGTAGAAGGCGCGGTCGACGCCGCGCAGCAGGATGCGGTCCTCGGCCCCGACGGCGGGCGGCGGGGAGGTGCGCGAGCGTGAGACGCTGGTGCTCATGGGGAGCCTCCGTTGGCGGCGGCCGCCGGCGGTCTGGCATGAGGAGTCGGTCCCGATGCTCGCAGAGGTCCGGCACGTCTGTCCAGCCCGGCGCGGCCGGCTCGGCCACGACGATCAGCGCCCCGATCAGCCGGCCGAGTCGATGCAGTGCGGATCGTCGTTGCTCTGAGTGTTGACGAGGGCCCCGACTCGTCGGTCACCTGCTCGGCCGGTTCATGCCACTGGGCGTAATCCTCGGACCGCAAGATGACCGGCATGCGATCGTGGACCGGGGCGACGACGGCGTTCCTGCCTCCCGACCCGTCGCGACATTCCGGCCGGGTGGGTCAGCCGGTGGGCGCGAGGCAACGGGGGTCGTCGTACATCGGGCGGGTCGCGGGGGACCGCGGCGGGGCCCCGCGCGGCCGGCCATGTCGCCCGATCGACGCGGGCTGCGACTGACTTTGTGAAAGGTTTCACGAACGCGAACTGACTCGCAAAGTCATTCACAATTGTAAGGAGTCAAGATCCATGATGAAGCTGATCACGCCGCTGGCCGTCGCGACGCTCGCCCTGGCCTTCGCCGCCCCTGAGGCCAGCGACCCGTACCGCCCGCCGGCGGCAAACGCCGGCTGGGGCCGCCCCTGGTGCCCGCCGCGCCCCTGGTGCCCGCCGCCGATCCCGCAGCCGGGGTGCTACCCCGGCCCGAAGTTCCCGCAGCCGGGGTGCTATCCCGCGCCGAAGTACCCGCGGCCGTACTGCCCGCCGCGGCCCTGGCGGGGCGGCGGGTACCCCGGGCACGGGCACCGCTGAGCCCGGGGCGTTCGCGGCGACGGCATGCTGCCGATCGCCGGCCGGCTGCTCGGCATTGGGTGACGAGCCGGAGGATCGAAGGGATCGAGGACGACGGGAGTGGCGACGGGCCGGATGATGCTGACCCGGGCCGCCGCCCAGCCTTGTGGGGAGGCATGCCATGCGGTCGAGGTGGTACGGGCCGCTACTGGACGTGCGGCTGCACCTGTCGGTGGCCGTCCTGGTGGTCGGGTGGTTAGTGAAGGACACGGCGCCGCCGGCGGTCGACGTGGTCGGCGACGCCCCGCTCGCGTCAGCTCCGCCTCGGCTGGTGGCCCGGCCGGGGGCCGACGAGGCCGACCCGCGCTGGGCGGTCCCAGGGTACGAGGTCCGGTGGGATGGGGGGCGACGGTGAGGGCCCGACCAAGGCGTCGGCGACGAGTAGGTCGTGGCGGTCGAGCGGCTCGTCGAGATCGGTTCGCCTTCTGCCTCGATTGACGCAGTCGGCAGACGACTCATGATCGATCGCGTCGCCGCGTCGGCTTCAACCCTTCCGGCTGATCCGTATCGGGGGAGGGGCCGTCAACCGGGTTGGCCGCGGGGTCGAGCCGCCTGCCCGATCCGGTCGATGAACAGGTCGTGCCGGCCCGTGAGCGAGCCCGTAGCGGCCCGCTCGGGGCTCCCCGCGGGGCGGCCTCTCGGACCTGAGCTGACGCGATGGACCTCCGACGCGCGCACGCGATCCGGGCGGCGACCGCCCCGCTCGTCGTGGCCGCCCTCCTTGGCCTCGGCCCGGCGAGGCCCGACCTCGCGGTCGCCGGGCCCGCGACGGATGCGGCCGGCCCATGGGTCCACACCGGGTCGCTGCTCTACCCGGGCCCCGTCGTCCCGGCCGACGTCGCCGGCCCGGCCCCGATCGCCCCGCCGCCCGGGCGGCGCGACGACTTCTGGGTCATCCGCACGGCCGCCGCCCCGCAAGTCATGGGCTCCGACCCCTGGCCCCACCTCCAGGCCTACCGCCTCGACCCGCTCGGCCTGCTCGCCCCGGCCGCCCCCGGCACACTGCTGGCGCAGGCGGCCGGCCGCCCCGTCGT
The Tautonia plasticadhaerens DNA segment above includes these coding regions:
- a CDS encoding PDDEXK family nuclease; the protein is MCARMVAAGVLDDVQHVELWDGRLVRQTVKLPFHCAFLSNLIAELHRVVPAGWNDGPGSPLALGPWHQPDVGLALIRGGPRDHPDRHPTGAEVGLVVEFLNPSPDDGLGPVVAAFAGGGVPAL
- a CDS encoding site-specific integrase, which translates into the protein MVIGEDGRPELPPVLLGRATPTVAAQVQGFYNADAEIFERWVTRRSSRHTQRAYRQDVMAFCELMGIDWPGDATRLLAVAVADVLAFRDLIVPEDLAPKTINRRIASLSSLYKYLQGAASELRLPITVPNPAHAQFIARSSTDPREERRALSATRARQLIGLPVGDSVLDYRDRAILKFFLYSGARIGTGCRLKVSDFHQDGDEATIALHEKGDRRRKIGLHFAAAQAIAEYIDRAKQTKGPLFRARRHWRLEELSNMPISPVTMYTLLQGYLSRLPGAMREEESVDEEGTATKVKRCIYTAPLHPGDDGHPAPGRGDRHHQGQGAARAPARDHHADLRQATTECKGGGLARRPDLTPLPGPIGGVPALAICTTRSYTLRGPGGLGSMNEFDPARWPTFLELPGFTRAWSALELGDADLTALQSLILRGPGRYPVVAGTGGLRKIRFARPGAGRGKSGSYRVCYAGFLGHGVVVLAMVYGKGERADLTAAQRKAIASALRAIDEQLKGEVR
- a CDS encoding helix-turn-helix domain-containing protein, with translation MNDADVLPPFGPLPEDLSSLGLPAGALLLLEKFRFFYCRSRRFCWPSDEELSRRTGLSIHQVRRGLRCLGQAGLIRRQRTTRRLENSRVLRRRFIDLLFVEPGAGAQPDRAPAPNGRVHRRAPARTQEVVVVEGRENFERPDPDRRGRRRPEPTPMTTAAGTRSPALAATALEALEASGEGRYATSVPVRARPAPVSDAVRAAGRPGEAMARAFARLGVEMPTPTPSMPPPSTLEPPQVPTASPASARSRPVLTTEALEALAAGGDPVLVGELARRKAARARREAAGATRPPATTAELLGRIREDPSYVSQAAQALASELGDERSWRGLHAICRRAFEGRVEPEALVYALGKAKGPKVQKPGAIFTLEVGRWRGP
- a CDS encoding amidohydrolase family protein, whose protein sequence is MDDRRRFLHGMAALAAAGTRAGRRVDAADSGPLAEDDGAMPLIDTHVHLWDLHRLRLPWIEPGSPLDRDHLPEDYATAAQGLGVARAVYMEVDIDPARHVAEAEYVIDLCRRRVGPLVAAVVGGRPADEGFPAYLDRFRDRPEVKGVRQVLHGPATPPGTCTAPEFVRGIRLLGERGLSFDLCMRPGELRDAARLVDACPGTSFILDHCGNPSVQAADLSAWREDLSRIAERPNLACKVSGIVASAAPGWRAEDLTPVVDHVLVRFGPDRVVFGGDWPVCTRAATLRQWVEALRAIVDGRGEAERRALFHDNALRVYRLEV
- a CDS encoding helix-turn-helix domain-containing protein translates to MTRETDRRARDTARAKGQEIIDGLRELAEALEAGEPLGRRFTVRTYRIAPPPEYRGADVRRVRGLMSLSQAAFAAFLGVDRSTVRSWEQGLRPPSPVSCRLMSEIESDPPHWRRRLADCLAGAEPEEVPAVDEDKPKQRRTKAAGEVG
- a CDS encoding Uma2 family endonuclease, which translates into the protein MSTSVSRSRTSPPPAVGAEDRILLRGVDRAFYDHLVAVRGENPNPRIAWFGEDLELMSPSIRHEDLAELLGLLVRIALTALGVEHRGLGRVTMTRPGRPPSKEADACFYIANLAHSPARSARELDLAASPPPDLAIEVEISRPGVPVEAIYAGLGVLELWRCDGQRLRILRLGPNGRYAEQEHSGAVPRVRADDVIPLIARAEELGDLAWTANIERWAREDLAQRPA